The DNA region AAGCAGGAACTGATACCGGAGGTAGTGTACGAGTTCCAGCATCTTACTGTGGCATTTTTGGTTTCAGGCCATCACATAATGCTGTTTCAACTGCAGGAGTTACTCCAATGGCTCAGAGCTTCGACACAGTTGGTAACGACAACTAAAACCCGTGATGTTAATGGTTAAAAACCGAGTCTTAATATTGATGGTTTGTTTCAACATTGTATGTAGGATGGTTTGCTCGGGACACAACCACTTTGAAACGTGTAGGTAGTGTTCTTTTGGAGCAGCCTCAGTTGAACTGCATCAAACCAGATCAACTGATCATCGCGGATGACTGCTTCAAGCTGTGTAGTGTACCACGTGATTTGTTGGTGCAGCCTCTGGTTGGATCCGTGGAAAAGTTGTTTAGAGGTAACCATCAGAACAACTTGTTAGCTTTTTGTTGAAAGAGAAGTCAGAGTTTATTCCTTGATGATCTTGTTTTGTATCAAGGCAACACTGTAGTAAAGAAGGTGAATCTTGGAGAATACATTGAAGAGAATGTTCCTAGCCTTAAACATTTTATGACAAGTCATGATGACACGACACAACAAGAGTTCAGCATTCCGTCTCTCATGGCTCTAACGGGTTCAATGAGATTGTTACAGAGGTACGAACATCTTTCTCATTTACTCTCTATCGATTTCTATCCGTACATAGGCATAACCATAAGTTTAGGTATGAGTTTAAGATAAACCATGGTGAATGGGTCTCGTCGGTGAAGCCAGAGTTTGGTCCTGGAATATCAGCACGGATTGAGGAAGCTATCAACACGTCCGACGAGAAGATCGACCTTTGCCGGTCTGTAAAATCCGAACTTAAAACGGCTCTATCAACTTTGCTTGGGGTACAAACTTGTTCCTATTTCTCTCAGACTTAaaaacttttaacaaatttagGTATGTCAATCATTGAAATAAGGAAAGTGTCCAATCCAGTTTTCGCTTTTTGTAGGAGAAAGGTGTGTTGGTGATTCCAACGGTACCAGGTCCTCCACCGCATCTGAAAGCTGATGTGGCTGCACTTGAATCTTTCCGCAGCAGAGCCTTCAGCTTGTTGTCCATCGCCGGCGTTTCTGGATTCTGTCAGGTAATATAACAAGATCCAATATATGCCTTCTTATGGAATCGGTTATTAAAAACTGGTCTGATGTTTTTAATTTCCATATCTTGATAGGTGAGTATACCATTAGGACTACACGAAAATCTTCCGGTATCGGTATCCTTGGTAGCTACGTATGGCTCAGACGGTTTTCTTCTCAGTCTTGTGGATTCCCTTGCGGAACTTATATATGATTGACATGTTTGAACGTATTTAATTtgctttctgtttttttttttttttttaatgtcataGTATCATTGGTTGATATATATAGATGGTTTCTTGTTGTTATTTAATAGTGATTtcgaaat from Camelina sativa cultivar DH55 chromosome 3, Cs, whole genome shotgun sequence includes:
- the LOC104767220 gene encoding amidase 1-like isoform X2, with the translated sequence MATDDDYGAFIEKLTISPTPPSSFPPSLQGLTFAIKDIFDVEGRVTGFGNPDWLRTHTAATSTALVVSSLLEAGATALGITIMDEMAYSINGENAHYGTPRNPIAFDRVPGGSSSGSAVAAAARLVDFSIGTDTGGVTPMAQSFDTVGWFARDTTTLKRVGSVLLEQPQLNCIKPDQLIIADDCFKLCSVPRDLLVQPLVGSVEKLFRGNTVVKKVNLGEYIEENVPSLKHFMTSHDDTTQQEFSIPSLMALTGSMRLLQRYEFKINHGEWVSSVKPEFGPGISARIEEAINTSDEKIDLCRSVKSELKTALSTLLGEKGVLVIPTVPGPPPHLKADVAALESFRSRAFSLLSIAGVSGFCQVSIPLGLHENLPVSVSLVATYGSDGFLLSLVDSLAELIYD
- the LOC104767220 gene encoding amidase 1-like isoform X1, producing the protein MATDDDYGAFIEKLTISPTPPSSFPPSLQGLTFAIKDIFDVEGRVTGFGNPDWLRTHTAATSTALVVSSLLEAGATALGITIMDEMAYSINGENAHYGTPRNPIAFDRVPGGSSSGSAVAAAARLVDFSIGTDTGGSVRVPASYCGIFGFRPSHNAVSTAGVTPMAQSFDTVGWFARDTTTLKRVGSVLLEQPQLNCIKPDQLIIADDCFKLCSVPRDLLVQPLVGSVEKLFRGNTVVKKVNLGEYIEENVPSLKHFMTSHDDTTQQEFSIPSLMALTGSMRLLQRYEFKINHGEWVSSVKPEFGPGISARIEEAINTSDEKIDLCRSVKSELKTALSTLLGEKGVLVIPTVPGPPPHLKADVAALESFRSRAFSLLSIAGVSGFCQVSIPLGLHENLPVSVSLVATYGSDGFLLSLVDSLAELIYD